Proteins from one Fragaria vesca subsp. vesca linkage group LG6, FraVesHawaii_1.0, whole genome shotgun sequence genomic window:
- the LOC101297470 gene encoding pentatricopeptide repeat-containing protein At5g42450, mitochondrial-like, whose translation MKSMFCRYPLSQFIQRTVHTSACTLPTETRKANAYLVRHAATSDAFLNAQQVFDETPDLNVVSATTIIGSFARQHHHEEAVHLFSRMLVLNIRPNEYTFGTVIPSSTVLGDLSIGKQLHAFATKMGLHSNVFVGSAMLDLYAKLSIIQDARRAFEDTQKPNVVSYTTLICAYLKKEMLEDALELFKVMPERNVVSWNAMIGGYSQTGHNEEAVNLFIEMLRNGLVPSQSTFPCAIIAAANIAALGIGRSFHACAVKALGKFDVFISNSLISFYAKCGSMEDSLLVFNRLRGRNIVSWNAVICGYAQNGKGEEAISFFEKMSVSECKPNSVTLLGLLWACNHAGLVDKGYSYFNQARTEEPGILKPEHYACMVDLLSRSGCFRQAKEFISDLPFEPGIGFWKALLGGCQIHSNMELGEFAARKILALDPGDVSSYVMVSNAHSAAGRWQNVSTTRREMKDKGMKRIPGCSWIEIRSKVHVFTTADKNHHQMNEIYTVLEIMYRAFEGE comes from the coding sequence ATGAAATCCATGTTTTGCAGATACCCTCTCTCGCAATTCATACAAAGGACAGTTCACACTTCAGCTTGTACCCTTCCTACTGAAACCCGGAAAGCTAATGCCTATCTTGTGAGGCATGCAGCGACCTCAGACGCATTCTTGAATGCCCAGCAAGTGTTCGACGAAACGCCTGACTTAAACGTGGTCTCGGCCACAACAATAATAGGCAGCTTTGCTCGGCAGCATCATCATGAAGAAGCTGTGCACCTCTTTTCAAGAATGCTTGTGTTGAATATTCGACCCAATGAGTACACGTTTGGCACTGTCATTCCCTCCTCGACTGTGCTTGGAGATTTGAGTATAGGTAAGCAACTTCATGCATTTGCAACCAAGATGGGGTTACATTCAAATGTGTTTGTGGGGAGTGCAATGTTGGATCTGTATGCCAAACTGAGCATAATCCAGGATGCTCGGAGAGCTTTCGAAGATACCCAGAAGCCGAATGTTGTTTCCTACACGACATTGATATGTGCTTACCTGAAAAAGGAGATGCTTGAAGATGCTCTTGAGCTTTTTAAAGTGATGCCAGAGAGGAATGTAGTTTCATGGAATGCTATGATTGGAGGGTATAGCCAAACAGGCCACAATGAAGAAGCTGTGAATCTTTTCATTGAGATGCTTCGAAATGGGTTGGTGCCGAGTCAATCTACTTTTCCTTGTGCTATAATTGCAGCTGCTAATATAGCAGCACTAGGAATTGGGAGAAGCTTTCATGCCTGTGCTGTCAAGGCTTTGGGTAAGTTTGATGTGTTTATTAGCAATTCTCTAATAAGTTTCTATGCAAAATGTGGGAGCATGGAAGATAGTCTCTTGGTTTTCAATAGACTCAGGGGAAGAAACATTGTTTCTTGGAATGCTGTGATTTGTGGGTACGCTCAAAATGGTAAAGGAGAGGAAGCCATAAGCTTTTTTGAAAAGATGAGTGTCTCAGAATGTAAACCCAACAGTGTTACACTTCTTGGGTTATTGTGGGCTTGTAATCATGCTGGTCTTGTTGACAAGGGTTACTCCTATTTTAACCAGGCGAGAACGGAGGAGCCCGGCATTCTAAAGCCTGAGCATTATGCTTGTATGGTTGATCTACTCTCGCGCTCAGGGTGCTTCAGACAAGCCAAGGAATTTATTAGTGATTTGCCTTTTGAACCAGGCATTGGTTTTTGGAAGGCATTGCTTGGTGGCTGCCAAATCCACTCAAATATGGAATTGGGGGAGTTTGCGGCAAGAAAAATCCTGGCTTTGGATCCTGGAGATGTGTCATCTTATGTTATGGTGTCTAATGCACATTCTGCAGCTGGAAGGTGGCAGAATGTGTCAACAACAAGGAGAGAAATGAAAGACAAAGGGATGAAGAGGATTCCAGGTTGCAGTTGGATAGAAATCAGAAGCAAAGTTCATGTTTTTACCACCGCGGATAAGAATCATCACCAAATGAATGAAATTTATACTGTGTTAGAAATTATGTACAGAGCATTTGAAGGAGAATAA